In Formosa haliotis, the sequence ATCGTAAATACCCCAATAATTTTCTGGATTACGTCCTACTTCGTATGTATTCGTTCTAGGCACTTCGTACCAAGATAGTATTTTCTGATTGTAAGATTCTTTTACACGAGCATCTGCAATTTCTTCGTCGGCCATGGCTACATATTCCCATTCATCTACTGTTGGTAAACGCTTTCCTTGGCATTCGCAATATTTTTTAGCTGCAAACCAAGAAATATACGTAATGGGACTTTCTGGTTTTTCAGAATCCTTCAGCTCGGTATCATTTTTCCAATTTCTTAAATAGGTAGCATCAACAAATAATTGTTTTGCTTTCGATTTTTGCCATTCTGGATATTTAATAACAAACGCTTGGTATTCCTTATTGGTTACCGGATACCTATCCATTAAAAAATCATTCACTTTAACTACAGCCGAATCTCTACCATAAAGGGGGATATAACTCCCCCCTTTAATTTCTGCCATGCCTTCGCTGGTTTGTGCGAAGGCCGTAACCTGTATCGTGAATGCTATGCAAAACATTAAACATGTTCTTACTAGCATACCTTTATAATTTTAAATTATTTATTATTTACTTTCTTAACCATTTCTGGTGTTACCACTTTTTTGGAGTTACCCCAACTGTGATATGCATACGTTAATACGTTTGCAACCTCCTCTGGAGATAAACTCTGACGCGTCATTACACTATTATATGTTTCGCCATTTACCGTAATTTCTCCTGTTAAACCATGTAATACAACTCCAATGGCACGATCTACATCGGCATTTAAATAATCGGAGTTAGCTAAAGGAGGAAATGCTCCTGGCACCCCTTGACCTTCTGATTGGTGACAAGCAAAACAAGTTTGCATATACGTTTGCTTTCCAAATTTTAATTGCTCGTCTAACGATTTTGCAGGAATATCTTTTTCTGCCACCTTACCAGATTCTGGCATACTTTGAATTTTACCACCTTCAGGCAAATAGATATCGTCTCTTAATTCTCCACTATAAATTTTCTTATCTTCTTCTCCTTCAACTTTAAGCATTCCCAAAGCTCCTTTATTAAAGGCTCTAAAAATAGAGTGATCTACCATTATAAAAGTTCCTGGCACCTCAACTTTAAATTCAACAATACTTGCTCCACCAGCTGGAATCAAGGTAGTTTGTACATTATCATTAATTAATTCTCCGCCTTCAACGTGAACTTTATCAAATATCTCTCCAATAACATGGAAAGACGACACTAAATTCGGACCACCATTTCCAACAAACAATCTCACAGTTTCTCCTACATTAGCTGTAATGGCATCGTCTCCAGTTAGCGCTCCTACTTTACCATTAAACACAACGTAATCTGGTTTTTCGTCAATTGCTTTTTGCATATCGAAAGGTTGTAATCCACGATCTCCGTGTGCTCCTTTAGTATAGAAGTCACCTTGCATAATATAGTATTCTTTATCTACTGGAGGTAATCCGCCTTCTGGCTCAACTAAAATAAGGCCATACATTCCGTTTGCAATATGCATTCCAACAGGTGCCGTAGCACAGTGGTACACATATAACCCTGGATTTAACACCTTAAATGAAAATACTTTTTCATGTCCCGGAGCGACAAAAGAAGACTCTGCTCCTCCTCCAGGACCGTTTACTGCATGTAAATCTATATTATGTGGTAATTTATTATCTGGATGATTCTTTAAATGAAACTCTACTTCGTCTCCAACACGTGTTCTAATAAAACTTCCTGGCACGGTACCACCAAAAGTCCAATACACATAGCTTACCCCGTTAGTCATTTCTCCTTCTTCTTCAAGAATTTCCATGTCCACGATTAACTTTTTGGCCTGTCTGCGCCCTACGGGAGTTGGTACATGAGGCGGAGCGGTTAATTCTGCCTGCATCACTTGGCTTACCTTAATTTGGGCAGTGTCCTGTTTTTCTGACTTGTCTTTGTTCGCGCAAGACGCTAAAGTAATACATGCCAACGCTAATACAGATTGCCTCCAATACGAGCGCACTTTTAGAGAGTTTAGTTTTGTAATCATAAAATTCAGTTTCAGTTTAAATTTATTATCAATAAAAGACAAATATATCTTAATTAATTTATTTCAAAATAAGATTACTGTATTCGATAAAATATGATAATTATCAGTTTACAACGGAATAAGTAAAAACACACCTCAAACCGCAACTAATTATAAATTCCTTATAAATTTAACTAATTTTTTTAAAATTAATAATTTTACACTGAACATATTTAGAATATATCAATTCACAACAACACTTTAATTAATGACAAAAAAAACATAAATGATTACCACTTAAAATTTTGATATACACAATAATTTCATAATTAAAACTGTTGTCCACTGCTGTTTAGAAAAAAGTGAATTTCTGCGTGTAAAATTAATTCAACAACTATTAAAAATTAATTTAATAACACCCAAAAACGAATAGCAAACTCTTCCTGAATCGAAAAGAAAGTACACTTAACATTTGTTAACAAGTTACATTTTTAAAAGTCATAAATAGTTGTATTTTTACACCTACTTAAAACCAAATCATTAATGGGTAAAATCATTGCAATTGCAAATCAAAAAGGGGGTGTTGGAAAAACCACAACTTCTGTAAATTTAGCAGCCTCATTGGGGGTGCTTGAAAAGAAAGTATTGCTGATTGATGCCGATCCTCAAGCCAATGCCACATCGGGATTAGGCATAGATGTTGAAACCGTAGAAATTGGCACCTATCAATTGCTAGAACACACCAACTCGGCTAGAGAAGCGATTCTGCAAACAGATACACCAAATTTAGATATCATTGCATCTCATATCGACCTAGTTGCTATCGAAATTGAATTGGTTGATAAGGACGATAGAGAATATATGATGAAACGCTCTTTAGAAGAGGTTAAAAACGATTACGATTATATTATTATTGATTGTGCGCCGTCTTTAGGGTTATTAACACTGAATGCCTTAACAGCATCTGATGCCGTTATTATTCCTATTCAATGCGAATATTTTGCGCTTGAAGGATTAGGAAAATTATTAAATACTGTTAAAAGTGTTCAAAAAATTCACAACCCTAGTTTAGATATTGAAGGCCTTTTATTAACCATGTACGATTCGCGTTTAAGACTTTCTAACCAGGTGGTAGAAGAAGTACAGAAACATTTTAACGATATGGTTTTTAAAACAATTATACAGCGAAATGTACGTTTAAGTGAGGCACCAAGTTTTGGTGAAAGCATAATTAATTACGATGCAAGTAGTAAAGGTGCGCTAAACTATTTAAGTTTGGCTAAAGAAGTTATTAATAAAAACTCCTAGGAAAAGACTATGGCGAAGGCAGTAAAAAAACAAGCGTTAGGAAGAGGATTATCTGCATTACTAAAAGACCCTACAAACGATATCAACTCGGTACAAGATAAAAATGCCGATAAAGTAATAGGGAATATTGTAGAATTAGAATTAGAGACTATTGAAATGAATCCGTTTCAACCACGTACTAATTTTAACGAAGAATCCTTACGCGAACTGGCTTCATCAATTAAAGAATTGGGTGTTATTCAGCCTATAACGGTTCGTAAATTAAACTTTAACACCTATCAATTAGTATCTGGAGAACGACGTTTTAGAGCATCGGAATCTTTAGGATTAAAAACGATTCCGGCATACATTCGAATTGCTAACGATCAGGAGTCTTTAGAAATGGCTTTGGTTGAAAATATTCAACGTCAAGATTTAGATCCTATAGAAATAGCTTTGTCTTACCAACGTTTAATTGATGAAATAAACCTGACTCAAGAGCAAATGAGTGAACGTGTAGGTAAAAAACGATCTACGATTGCCAATTACTTACGTTTATTAAAATTAGATCCGATTATTCAAACTGGAATGCGAGATGGGTTTATTTCTATGGGTCACGGTCGTGCTCTTATAAATATAGAAGATCAAGCAAGCCAAATAGACATATATACGCATAT encodes:
- a CDS encoding formylglycine-generating enzyme family protein; the protein is MLVRTCLMFCIAFTIQVTAFAQTSEGMAEIKGGSYIPLYGRDSAVVKVNDFLMDRYPVTNKEYQAFVIKYPEWQKSKAKQLFVDATYLRNWKNDTELKDSEKPESPITYISWFAAKKYCECQGKRLPTVDEWEYVAMADEEIADARVKESYNQKILSWYEVPRTNTYEVGRNPENYWGIYDLHGLVWEWTSDFNSILITGESRKDVDKDANLFCGSAAIGATDLMNYAAFMRYAFRGSISARYSIKNLGFRCVKDVEIE
- the nirK gene encoding copper-containing nitrite reductase, with product MITKLNSLKVRSYWRQSVLALACITLASCANKDKSEKQDTAQIKVSQVMQAELTAPPHVPTPVGRRQAKKLIVDMEILEEEGEMTNGVSYVYWTFGGTVPGSFIRTRVGDEVEFHLKNHPDNKLPHNIDLHAVNGPGGGAESSFVAPGHEKVFSFKVLNPGLYVYHCATAPVGMHIANGMYGLILVEPEGGLPPVDKEYYIMQGDFYTKGAHGDRGLQPFDMQKAIDEKPDYVVFNGKVGALTGDDAITANVGETVRLFVGNGGPNLVSSFHVIGEIFDKVHVEGGELINDNVQTTLIPAGGASIVEFKVEVPGTFIMVDHSIFRAFNKGALGMLKVEGEEDKKIYSGELRDDIYLPEGGKIQSMPESGKVAEKDIPAKSLDEQLKFGKQTYMQTCFACHQSEGQGVPGAFPPLANSDYLNADVDRAIGVVLHGLTGEITVNGETYNSVMTRQSLSPEEVANVLTYAYHSWGNSKKVVTPEMVKKVNNK
- a CDS encoding ParA family protein encodes the protein MGKIIAIANQKGGVGKTTTSVNLAASLGVLEKKVLLIDADPQANATSGLGIDVETVEIGTYQLLEHTNSAREAILQTDTPNLDIIASHIDLVAIEIELVDKDDREYMMKRSLEEVKNDYDYIIIDCAPSLGLLTLNALTASDAVIIPIQCEYFALEGLGKLLNTVKSVQKIHNPSLDIEGLLLTMYDSRLRLSNQVVEEVQKHFNDMVFKTIIQRNVRLSEAPSFGESIINYDASSKGALNYLSLAKEVINKNS
- a CDS encoding ParB/RepB/Spo0J family partition protein; amino-acid sequence: MAKAVKKQALGRGLSALLKDPTNDINSVQDKNADKVIGNIVELELETIEMNPFQPRTNFNEESLRELASSIKELGVIQPITVRKLNFNTYQLVSGERRFRASESLGLKTIPAYIRIANDQESLEMALVENIQRQDLDPIEIALSYQRLIDEINLTQEQMSERVGKKRSTIANYLRLLKLDPIIQTGMRDGFISMGHGRALINIEDQASQIDIYTHILQHKLSVRDTEALVRNYSENDDLEHPKSVAKQEAEIPKFVKSSIKDFSDYFGHKIDIKVAKNGKGKITIPFHSEEDFNRIKKLVQSAK